In Arachis stenosperma cultivar V10309 chromosome 1, arast.V10309.gnm1.PFL2, whole genome shotgun sequence, one DNA window encodes the following:
- the LOC130976278 gene encoding protein MAIN-LIKE 1-like translates to MPLDLEDNGLMQYARCYMLYLLGAVLLPDKANNTVHVRYLPLLADFDAICTYSWGSAILCWLYRAMCLATEYSVEGMAGCHTLLMSWIYYRLPFFAPNVTTPYSFPLATRWAGKKGQNDYAEQRLLRHRLSLFGNRTWTHRSLQHLYTNSRISMHHGEYVLADDIAI, encoded by the exons ATGCCGCTTGACTTAGAAGATAATGGCCTCATGCAGTATGCACGGTGTTACATGCTTTACTTGTTGGGAGCCGTGCTTCTTCCGGACAAGGCCAACAACACGGTGCATGTTCGATATCTGCCGTTGTTGGCTGACTTTGATGCCATCTGCACCTACAGTTGGGGTAGCGCCATCCTCTGTTGGTTATATCGTGCTATGTGCTTAGCAACGGAATACAGTGTTGAGGGTATGGCCGGTTGTCATACGTTGCTCATGTCGTGGATATACTACAGGTTACCTTTCTTCGCACCGAATGTTACGACACCATATAGTTTTCCTTTAGCAACGAG GTGGGCAGGAAAAAAAGGACAAAATGACTATGCTGAGCAGCGGTTATTGAGGCACCGTCTGAG TTTGTTTGGCAACCGTACATGGACCCACCGATCCTTGCAACACCTTTACACAAATAGTCGCATCAGCATGCACCATGGGGAATATGTGCTGGCAGATGACATTGCTATCTAG